Proteins from a genomic interval of Symmachiella macrocystis:
- a CDS encoding LL-diaminopimelate aminotransferase, which translates to MATINEHYSKLAAGYLFPEIGRRVSAFTQENPDANVIRLGIGDVTEPLPAACVAAMHKAVDDMSVRDSFRGYGPEQGYEFLRTAIVENAFKPRGVEVAADEVFISDGSKCDTGNILDIFGEDNIVAVMDPVYPVYVDTNVMAGRTGAAGIDGRYEGLVYVPVTAENDFVPSLPDEPVDLIYLCYPNNPTGTVASRETLKQWVDYARAHDAIIFFDAAYEAYITDPEIPHSIYEIEGARDVAIEFRSFSKNAGFTGTRCAYTVIPKELTGKTSTGEDQPIHPLWNRRHCTKFNGVSYPIQRAAEAVFTPEGQQQINELIKFYLTNAELIRAGLESAGITVYGGVNAPYVWLKTPGGAGSWDFFDQLLSKGHLVGTPGSGFGAAGEGYFRLSAFNSRENIEQAVERFQRVVG; encoded by the coding sequence ATGGCCACAATCAACGAACACTATTCCAAGCTCGCTGCTGGATACCTCTTTCCCGAAATTGGACGTCGCGTCTCCGCATTCACGCAGGAGAATCCCGATGCCAATGTCATCCGTCTGGGCATTGGCGACGTGACCGAACCGCTGCCGGCGGCATGCGTCGCGGCGATGCATAAGGCGGTCGATGATATGTCCGTGCGGGATTCGTTCCGCGGGTATGGGCCGGAGCAAGGTTACGAGTTCCTCCGCACGGCGATTGTCGAAAACGCATTCAAACCACGCGGTGTGGAAGTTGCCGCCGATGAAGTCTTCATTTCCGACGGCTCCAAATGCGACACGGGAAATATCCTGGACATCTTTGGCGAGGACAACATCGTCGCCGTGATGGATCCGGTCTATCCGGTGTATGTCGACACGAATGTCATGGCGGGGCGGACCGGCGCCGCTGGCATAGATGGCCGTTATGAGGGATTGGTGTACGTGCCTGTTACCGCGGAGAACGATTTCGTTCCGAGTCTACCGGACGAACCGGTCGATTTGATCTACCTGTGTTATCCCAACAATCCCACGGGGACGGTCGCTTCGCGGGAGACGCTGAAGCAATGGGTCGATTATGCCCGCGCACACGATGCGATCATCTTTTTCGATGCGGCCTACGAAGCATACATCACCGATCCGGAGATTCCGCATTCGATCTATGAGATTGAAGGCGCTCGCGACGTCGCCATCGAGTTTCGCAGTTTCAGCAAGAACGCCGGATTTACGGGGACACGCTGTGCTTATACGGTCATTCCCAAGGAACTGACCGGAAAAACATCCACCGGCGAGGACCAGCCGATTCATCCGTTATGGAATCGCCGACACTGCACCAAGTTCAACGGGGTCTCCTATCCGATTCAGCGCGCAGCCGAAGCGGTCTTTACGCCAGAAGGCCAACAACAGATCAACGAGCTGATCAAGTTTTACCTCACCAATGCGGAGTTGATTCGCGCAGGCTTGGAGTCCGCGGGGATTACGGTGTACGGCGGTGTGAACGCGCCTTACGTCTGGCTGAAAACCCCCGGTGGGGCGGGTAGCTGGGACTTCTTTGACCAATTGCTGTCCAAAGGACATCTGGTCGGCACGCCCGGCAGCGGATTTGGCGCCGCCGGCGAAGGCTACTTCCGCTTGAGCGCATTCAACAGCCGCGAAAACATCGAGCAGGCGGTCGAACGGTTCCAACGCGTGGTGGGCTGA
- a CDS encoding efflux RND transporter permease subunit codes for MSRFFIDRPNFAWVLSIIIVIAGGVCYQTLPTAQYPPIVPPTIQVIAVYPGGNAQTVADSVAEPIEAQVNGVEGMIYMSSTSTNNGQYNLIVSFEVGTDVNTALMLVQTRVQLALAQLPVSVQEQGVSVKLKSANMLLAINLISPDNRYDSLYLSNYAQINVFDPISRVPGVGMAKFLGERSYSMRAWLEPQKLAALDMTAGDVVDAIRQQNVDVAAGNVGQEPVPPGQEFQLVLNTVGRLSTVEQFEKIVVKVGTGGKLVYLSDVARVELGSQNSDLSCTLTVRKDEKLVQYPSVALGVYTTPTANALATGDAVKAKMEELKAQFPQGVDYVIAYDTTPFIRDSVDDVINTIYIAAGLVIVVILVFLQDWRAMLLPMIDIVVALIGTFMVMKMLGFSLNNLSLFGLVLAVGIVVDDSIVVVENIERWMGEGLPAREATLKAMAEITGPVFGISLVLASVFIPTAFVPGLVGEFYRQFALTIATAALFSATNALTMAPARAVAWIKPHGGENAVEREALPRAGIAVLFGVLSYYLLQSWAADFVPPTDDEFTRWAVRAALFLPGAVVGWLIGPLLNRILSLIFGAFNKVFDLFTNGYTRIVGLSLRLCIIVLIIYAGLLGLTGYGLKTAPKGFIPAQDQGYVLVNVVLPDSASVQRTEATMKKLEEIALDTPGVESAMSVSGFSVVLACDASNWGTIFVILDEFKDRTTPDTQAVGIIKALNARYHKEVINCEARVLGAPPVPGLGGAGGLQIQIEDRTGQGLQELQDVTESIVSQAHAQPEIGMMLSTFKADSPQLAVDIDREAVMQMGVKLQDVNETLSANMGSMYVNQFNRFGRIWQVNVEAEGKFRTNPENLKLLQVRNSQDEMVPLGALINVHYVNGPTFVMRYNDVNSSSLIFGPGPGESAGQAMAKMEQICAPDNLPGGFGYAWTGIAYQAVTASSTGSLIFALSLVLVYLVLVALYESWSLPVGIVLVVPMCLLSSVAGLVWIAHKPVDIFAQIGFIVLIAMAAKNAILIVEYAVDQRAEGLSRREATLLACKLRLRPILMTSFAFVFGVLPLMIATGAGWEMRRSLGTAVFSGMIGVTFFGVFLTPVFYYVISWCAERKAPPPTKSADNGAQPDSPPPASDSVT; via the coding sequence ATGTCCCGTTTTTTTATTGACCGTCCCAACTTCGCCTGGGTGCTCTCGATTATCATCGTGATTGCCGGTGGAGTCTGCTATCAGACATTGCCCACGGCGCAATACCCGCCGATTGTCCCTCCCACCATTCAGGTGATTGCGGTTTATCCCGGCGGAAATGCGCAGACCGTCGCCGATTCGGTCGCCGAACCGATCGAAGCGCAGGTGAACGGTGTGGAAGGCATGATCTATATGTCCTCCACCTCCACCAATAACGGACAGTACAACCTGATTGTCAGCTTCGAGGTCGGAACCGACGTCAATACGGCGCTGATGCTCGTGCAAACGCGCGTTCAGTTGGCGCTGGCGCAATTGCCGGTCAGCGTGCAAGAGCAGGGGGTGAGCGTCAAGTTGAAATCGGCCAATATGTTGTTGGCGATCAATTTGATTTCTCCGGACAACCGCTACGATTCGCTATACCTTAGCAACTACGCCCAGATCAATGTCTTTGACCCGATCTCCCGTGTGCCGGGCGTCGGTATGGCGAAGTTTTTGGGGGAACGCTCCTATAGCATGCGGGCCTGGCTCGAACCGCAAAAACTCGCCGCACTCGATATGACCGCCGGCGATGTGGTCGATGCGATCCGCCAACAAAACGTCGATGTCGCCGCGGGAAATGTCGGTCAGGAGCCGGTTCCGCCCGGGCAGGAATTTCAATTGGTTCTCAACACCGTGGGCCGTTTGAGCACCGTGGAGCAGTTTGAAAAAATCGTCGTCAAAGTCGGCACCGGCGGTAAGTTGGTCTACTTGAGCGATGTCGCCCGCGTGGAATTGGGTTCACAAAATTCGGACCTCAGTTGCACGCTGACCGTCCGGAAAGATGAAAAACTGGTGCAGTATCCGTCGGTCGCCTTGGGTGTCTACACCACTCCCACAGCCAACGCGCTGGCCACCGGTGATGCCGTCAAAGCCAAGATGGAGGAATTGAAAGCGCAATTCCCGCAAGGCGTCGATTACGTCATTGCTTATGACACGACCCCCTTTATTCGTGATTCGGTCGATGATGTGATCAACACGATATATATCGCTGCCGGGTTGGTGATCGTGGTGATCCTGGTCTTCCTACAAGATTGGCGGGCCATGTTGCTGCCGATGATCGATATCGTTGTCGCGCTGATCGGCACCTTCATGGTCATGAAAATGCTGGGCTTCTCTTTAAACAATCTCTCGCTGTTCGGACTGGTGCTGGCCGTGGGGATTGTGGTGGACGACTCGATTGTTGTCGTCGAAAATATCGAACGGTGGATGGGAGAAGGCCTGCCGGCGCGGGAAGCGACGCTGAAGGCGATGGCAGAAATCACCGGCCCGGTGTTCGGCATCAGTTTGGTCTTGGCCTCGGTTTTCATCCCGACCGCCTTTGTCCCCGGACTCGTCGGCGAGTTTTATCGCCAATTCGCATTAACGATCGCTACTGCTGCGCTCTTCTCTGCGACCAATGCGCTCACCATGGCGCCGGCCCGTGCTGTCGCTTGGATCAAACCGCATGGCGGGGAAAACGCAGTTGAACGGGAAGCCTTGCCGCGTGCCGGGATTGCTGTCTTATTCGGCGTGTTGAGCTACTATCTCCTGCAAAGTTGGGCTGCTGATTTCGTGCCGCCGACCGACGACGAATTCACCCGCTGGGCGGTGCGTGCCGCGCTGTTTTTGCCCGGAGCAGTAGTCGGCTGGTTGATCGGCCCGTTGTTGAACCGCATTTTGTCGCTCATTTTTGGGGCGTTTAATAAAGTCTTTGACCTGTTCACAAATGGCTACACGCGGATCGTCGGGCTGTCGTTGCGGCTGTGCATTATCGTGCTCATCATCTATGCGGGGTTATTGGGGCTGACCGGTTATGGGCTCAAGACCGCGCCGAAAGGCTTTATCCCGGCGCAGGATCAGGGATACGTGCTGGTGAATGTCGTGCTGCCCGATTCCGCTTCGGTGCAGCGGACAGAAGCGACGATGAAAAAGCTGGAGGAAATTGCGCTGGACACGCCCGGCGTCGAATCGGCGATGTCAGTCTCCGGATTTTCTGTCGTCCTAGCGTGCGATGCCTCGAACTGGGGCACCATATTCGTGATTCTCGACGAGTTCAAAGATCGCACCACGCCCGACACGCAAGCGGTGGGAATCATCAAGGCCTTGAACGCGCGGTATCACAAAGAGGTCATCAATTGTGAGGCCAGGGTTCTCGGCGCTCCGCCGGTCCCGGGATTGGGCGGAGCAGGGGGGCTGCAGATTCAAATTGAAGACCGGACGGGACAGGGTTTGCAGGAGCTGCAAGATGTCACCGAATCGATCGTCTCGCAAGCCCATGCGCAGCCCGAAATCGGCATGATGCTCTCGACGTTCAAAGCCGACTCCCCGCAATTGGCCGTCGACATCGACCGCGAAGCAGTCATGCAAATGGGCGTGAAGCTGCAAGATGTGAATGAGACGCTCAGTGCGAACATGGGCTCGATGTACGTCAACCAATTCAATCGTTTCGGCCGCATTTGGCAGGTGAATGTCGAAGCCGAAGGAAAGTTTCGCACGAATCCCGAGAACCTCAAACTTCTACAGGTCCGCAATTCGCAAGATGAAATGGTTCCGTTGGGCGCATTGATCAACGTCCACTATGTGAATGGGCCGACGTTTGTGATGCGCTATAACGACGTCAATTCATCGTCCTTGATTTTCGGACCCGGACCCGGTGAGAGCGCCGGCCAAGCGATGGCCAAGATGGAGCAAATTTGTGCGCCCGACAATTTGCCCGGGGGCTTCGGCTATGCATGGACAGGAATCGCCTATCAAGCCGTGACGGCTTCCAGTACCGGTAGCCTGATTTTTGCGCTCTCGCTGGTGTTGGTGTATTTGGTACTGGTGGCGCTTTATGAAAGTTGGTCGTTGCCGGTGGGAATCGTGCTTGTTGTGCCGATGTGCTTGCTCAGTTCGGTGGCCGGACTGGTGTGGATTGCGCACAAACCGGTCGACATTTTTGCTCAGATCGGTTTCATCGTCTTGATTGCAATGGCCGCCAAGAATGCGATTCTGATTGTGGAATACGCCGTCGATCAGCGTGCCGAAGGTCTCAGTCGCCGTGAAGCGACGTTGCTAGCCTGCAAATTGCGGCTGCGGCCGATTCTGATGACGTCGTTCGCCTTCGTCTTCGGTGTGCTGCCTTTGATGATTGCGACGGGGGCCGGATGGGAAATGCGGCGCTCTTTGGGGACGGCGGTATTCAGCGGCATGATTGGCGTGACATTCTTCGGCGTCTTTTTAACACCGGTGTTTTATTACGTCATCAGTTGGTGTGCCGAACGAAAAGCCCCGCCGCCAACGAAATCCGCCGATAACGGTGCTCAACCGGACAGTCCGCCTCCCGCGTCGGATTCAGTCACTTAA
- a CDS encoding efflux transporter outer membrane subunit, with translation MSTQHKPKQMPRNHRSDLPQTAGQIQKSSKSVHVGRTLRLALLCLCCGCTPLGEYIRNGFEVGPDYKRPPAPVATHWIDAHDERVSSNATDDSAWWTVFNDPVLNGLIHTAYEQNLTVREAGFRVLRSRARLGIAIGEFFPQTQVMEGSYQREGVSLGVANRFATPERWFSQWNYGFGLAWELDFWGRFRRAIEASESVLDASVEHYDAAIVTLVGDVATSYVQIRTIQEQIALAEQSLKLQKQSLEIATAKYEGGETTEVDVYQGQSDVSSTEALIEQLQIDLRQATNQLCILMGMPPTDLSQLLGEGPIPTAPEQVVVGIPADLIHRRPDVRRAERLTAAQSEEIGIAETDFYPQISLNGTLGWSAEHVGDALDREAFLGSIGPSFQWAILNYGRIANNVRVQDARFQELIANYQNTVLNAGAEVENGLVSFLRSKNQAEDAARAVSAETAAFHEAFAQYKGGLTDYNRVVVIQERLVTRQQSLADAQGAIAQGLIQVYRSLGGGWQIRLQSEAEFVMPIETPVPAVPPTPAPVEDDLTRDDPPSLEEPGLAVIPQSE, from the coding sequence ATGAGCACGCAGCACAAGCCGAAACAGATGCCGCGGAATCATCGCTCGGACCTCCCGCAGACTGCTGGCCAGATTCAGAAATCGAGCAAGAGTGTCCACGTTGGCCGGACCTTGCGATTGGCGTTGCTGTGCTTGTGCTGTGGTTGTACCCCATTAGGGGAATACATTCGCAACGGTTTTGAGGTGGGACCGGACTACAAGCGGCCGCCGGCACCGGTTGCCACGCATTGGATCGACGCGCATGATGAGCGCGTTAGCAGCAACGCCACGGACGACAGCGCCTGGTGGACGGTGTTCAACGATCCGGTCCTCAATGGTCTGATCCACACAGCTTATGAGCAAAACTTGACCGTGCGCGAAGCGGGTTTTCGGGTGCTTCGCTCACGGGCACGTCTGGGAATAGCGATCGGGGAGTTCTTCCCGCAAACACAGGTGATGGAGGGTAGCTATCAACGCGAGGGGGTCAGCCTGGGCGTCGCCAACCGCTTTGCGACACCCGAGCGTTGGTTCAGCCAATGGAATTACGGTTTCGGGTTGGCTTGGGAACTTGATTTCTGGGGCCGTTTTCGACGGGCCATCGAAGCCTCCGAAAGTGTGCTCGATGCCTCCGTCGAACACTACGATGCGGCAATTGTGACCTTGGTCGGCGATGTGGCAACCAGCTACGTGCAGATTCGCACGATCCAAGAACAGATCGCCCTGGCTGAGCAATCGTTGAAATTACAAAAACAGAGTTTGGAAATCGCCACCGCTAAATACGAAGGGGGCGAGACGACCGAAGTCGACGTCTACCAGGGGCAAAGCGACGTCTCGAGCACCGAAGCGTTGATCGAACAGTTGCAGATCGACCTGCGGCAAGCGACCAACCAATTGTGCATACTGATGGGCATGCCGCCGACCGATCTCAGTCAGTTGCTGGGCGAAGGTCCGATTCCGACCGCGCCCGAACAAGTCGTGGTGGGGATACCGGCCGACTTGATCCATCGTCGCCCGGACGTCCGCCGTGCCGAGCGATTGACAGCGGCACAGTCCGAAGAGATCGGCATTGCCGAAACCGACTTCTATCCGCAAATCAGCCTCAACGGCACACTGGGTTGGTCCGCGGAACATGTGGGGGATGCCTTGGACCGCGAGGCGTTTTTAGGCTCGATCGGACCATCGTTCCAATGGGCCATTCTCAACTATGGTCGCATCGCAAACAATGTCCGCGTCCAAGATGCCCGCTTCCAGGAATTGATCGCCAACTACCAAAATACGGTTCTCAACGCTGGTGCCGAAGTCGAGAATGGTCTCGTTTCGTTCCTCCGCTCGAAGAATCAGGCCGAAGATGCCGCGCGGGCAGTCTCGGCCGAAACCGCTGCATTTCATGAAGCATTCGCACAGTACAAGGGCGGCTTGACGGATTATAACCGTGTCGTCGTGATTCAAGAGCGGCTGGTCACTCGGCAACAATCGTTGGCTGATGCGCAAGGCGCAATCGCTCAAGGCCTGATCCAGGTTTATCGATCACTGGGTGGGGGATGGCAGATTCGATTGCAATCGGAAGCTGAGTTTGTGATGCCGATTGAAACCCCTGTCCCGGCAGTTCCTCCTACACCGGCGCCTGTGGAGGATGACTTAACACGGGACGATCCCCCATCACTTGAAGAACCCGGCCTGGCTGTGATTCCACAAAGTGAATAA
- a CDS encoding PAS domain-containing sensor histidine kinase, with protein sequence MSQAFETGADLTAELRARIEELEKETAQLKLSRDAIAEREQRYESIVNNQTEIICRIDESLSLTFVNRMFCEYFNESEEQLLGRDYVMFLEPALRDRARAKMESLFQKPQVTSHVCEVVRTEGQSGWQHGFVTPVMNADDSVYELQVVARVRSSREQAEYEIKNTEIVNGQLAKIMKDGLIVVDPQGIVRSVNEQLCQIGGTKMEEVIGRSMWDIVGAENHEILAEQFAKRSIGGASQYEMTWTSGTGRHVSAIFSPTPLFDAQGRFDGSLSVVTDITARRETEIQLRESERLLAASQKIARVGSFEWKRGEKIVIWSAELYRMHGRSPETFVPTKESFLETVHPDDRVAVRDRLWQIFRGVPSSPHEYRIIRSDGEVRWLESTRWLLKDDKGKARGMIGTSRDITSQKRAKMILEERESILRSFYESGLMLMGVVELDGDDIRWISENEATAQHLGTTPEAMKNKTAREIGISPAESALWVAKYQEAEQTGETVRFEYMRPDDPSRRWLSGTVKMIGKSPEKRPRFSYIYDDITDRKRVEAKIQAAHDALEQRVQERTTELVDANRQLRFHAQLLDSVRESVVATDLDGRIVYWGKGAENLYGYQSDEVVGKPITQVARSDGSQGELRRMAQVREMGSWHGEFRQHRTDDTKFWAETVISLVNDPSGNPTGFIAIDRDITVRRRAEERTRQLHADLAHVLRLGTMGEMASGLAHEINQPLGTIANNAHAVARSLRNGTLPNHEVLEIIEEIAAEAMRAGEILHSLHRFASKAEPNRTAVDLRDLVHEVTRLFDSDIRRHGIVLRLDLEEDLPEVYVERIQIQQVVVNLVRNAFDALLEDRRSEREVVVRARAVETGVLVSIADNGKNLSPDLYAKIFSPYFTTKKNGMGMGLSICRSIVGSHGSQLRASPNADYGLTFTFTLPCNVAESAPDQSGV encoded by the coding sequence ATGTCACAAGCTTTTGAGACCGGCGCGGACTTGACTGCGGAATTACGCGCGCGGATCGAGGAGCTTGAAAAAGAAACCGCGCAACTGAAGTTGAGCCGCGATGCCATCGCCGAAAGAGAACAGCGGTATGAATCGATCGTCAACAACCAAACGGAGATTATTTGCCGCATCGACGAGTCGTTGTCGCTGACGTTCGTCAATCGCATGTTCTGTGAATACTTCAACGAATCTGAGGAGCAACTGCTGGGCCGCGACTATGTAATGTTTCTCGAGCCTGCGCTACGGGATCGGGCGCGCGCCAAGATGGAATCCTTGTTCCAGAAACCGCAAGTCACGTCGCACGTTTGCGAGGTTGTTCGGACGGAGGGGCAATCGGGATGGCAGCACGGATTTGTGACACCCGTCATGAATGCCGACGATTCCGTGTACGAACTGCAAGTCGTCGCCCGGGTCCGTTCCAGCCGCGAACAGGCCGAATACGAGATAAAAAATACGGAGATCGTCAACGGCCAACTGGCCAAGATCATGAAGGATGGGCTAATCGTCGTCGATCCTCAAGGAATTGTCCGTTCGGTGAATGAACAACTCTGCCAAATCGGCGGCACCAAGATGGAGGAAGTGATTGGCCGGTCGATGTGGGATATTGTGGGAGCGGAAAACCATGAGATTCTTGCCGAACAATTCGCCAAACGCAGCATCGGCGGTGCCTCCCAATATGAGATGACCTGGACCAGCGGGACAGGCCGGCATGTCTCGGCAATCTTTTCCCCCACGCCGCTGTTTGACGCACAAGGCAGATTCGACGGTTCGCTGTCGGTGGTGACCGACATCACTGCACGGCGGGAAACGGAAATTCAGCTACGCGAAAGCGAGCGGTTGTTGGCCGCTTCGCAAAAGATCGCCCGCGTGGGAAGCTTTGAATGGAAACGCGGTGAAAAAATTGTAATCTGGTCGGCAGAGCTGTACCGCATGCATGGACGGTCACCGGAAACATTCGTACCGACGAAGGAATCGTTTCTAGAAACCGTGCATCCTGATGACCGCGTCGCTGTTCGAGATCGACTGTGGCAGATTTTCCGCGGGGTCCCCAGTAGTCCGCACGAATATCGAATCATTCGCTCCGACGGTGAAGTGCGGTGGTTGGAATCGACCCGCTGGCTGCTCAAGGACGACAAAGGCAAAGCGCGGGGCATGATCGGCACATCACGCGACATCACTTCGCAAAAACGCGCCAAGATGATCCTGGAAGAGCGGGAATCGATCCTCCGTAGCTTCTATGAGAGTGGACTGATGTTAATGGGAGTCGTCGAGTTGGACGGCGACGACATTCGTTGGATCTCCGAAAACGAGGCAACGGCCCAGCACCTGGGTACCACTCCCGAAGCGATGAAAAACAAAACCGCTCGCGAAATTGGCATCAGTCCGGCTGAGAGCGCGCTGTGGGTCGCCAAGTATCAAGAAGCGGAACAGACCGGCGAGACGGTCCGTTTCGAATACATGCGGCCTGATGACCCTAGCCGGCGTTGGCTATCAGGAACGGTCAAAATGATCGGTAAGTCTCCGGAAAAACGGCCCCGGTTCTCTTATATTTACGATGACATCACAGACCGTAAACGGGTCGAAGCCAAAATCCAAGCCGCGCACGACGCGCTGGAACAACGCGTGCAAGAACGGACGACCGAGCTGGTCGACGCCAACCGACAGTTACGTTTTCATGCCCAATTGCTCGATAGCGTGCGCGAGTCGGTGGTAGCGACCGACCTGGACGGCCGAATCGTCTATTGGGGCAAGGGAGCTGAAAACCTTTACGGTTATCAATCCGATGAAGTGGTTGGCAAGCCGATTACACAAGTCGCCCGTTCGGATGGTTCGCAAGGAGAACTTCGGCGGATGGCGCAGGTTCGCGAAATGGGATCCTGGCACGGCGAGTTTCGCCAGCATCGCACCGATGACACCAAGTTCTGGGCTGAAACGGTGATTTCGCTCGTCAATGATCCCAGCGGAAACCCCACGGGCTTTATTGCCATCGATCGCGATATCACCGTGCGGCGGCGCGCTGAAGAACGGACGCGGCAACTGCATGCCGATTTGGCGCATGTGCTCCGACTGGGGACGATGGGCGAAATGGCCTCAGGCCTGGCACACGAAATCAATCAACCGCTGGGGACGATCGCTAATAACGCGCATGCGGTCGCCCGCAGTCTACGGAACGGGACGCTGCCCAATCACGAAGTGTTGGAGATCATCGAGGAGATTGCCGCCGAAGCGATGCGCGCCGGAGAGATCTTGCACAGTCTGCACCGATTTGCATCCAAGGCCGAACCCAATCGGACAGCCGTTGATCTGCGCGACCTCGTCCACGAAGTGACCCGCTTGTTCGATTCGGACATCCGACGGCATGGAATTGTCCTACGGCTCGATTTAGAAGAGGATTTACCGGAAGTGTACGTCGAACGAATCCAGATCCAGCAGGTCGTCGTCAACCTAGTCCGTAACGCCTTTGATGCGTTGCTGGAGGATCGCCGCAGTGAACGGGAGGTGGTCGTGCGGGCACGAGCGGTGGAAACCGGCGTTCTTGTTAGCATCGCCGACAACGGCAAAAATTTGTCTCCCGATTTATACGCAAAGATTTTTTCGCCTTATTTTACAACCAAAAAAAACGGCATGGGGATGGGATTGAGTATCTGTCGTTCCATCGTAGGTTCGCACGGCAGCCAATTGCGCGCGTCGCCCAACGCGGATTACGGTCTGACATTTACGTTCACGCTCCCCTGCAATGTCGCAGAATCGGCTCCAGACCAATCAGGTGTGTAG
- a CDS encoding response regulator transcription factor, whose protein sequence is MNTTSTNPTVFVVDDEPGMRKSLERLLRSAGLQAECFGNAEAFLREYDPSRPGCLILDVCMDHMTGLELQKELNARRILLPTIVISGYADVPNVVKAVKGGAVDFLEKPFNDELLLERVQQAIRLDQRQRMEAVRASATEARLRSLTPRETQVMELLVAGRRTKQIAYDLSISPKTADIHRAHVLEKMKVDTVVDLVRLVHDLPD, encoded by the coding sequence TTGAATACTACTAGCACCAACCCGACCGTGTTTGTCGTCGATGACGAACCGGGCATGCGCAAGTCGCTTGAGCGACTCCTGCGGTCCGCCGGCCTTCAAGCAGAATGTTTCGGCAACGCGGAAGCATTCTTGCGGGAGTACGACCCCAGCCGTCCAGGTTGCTTGATTCTAGATGTCTGCATGGATCACATGACAGGACTGGAGTTACAGAAAGAACTCAATGCGCGGCGTATTCTGCTGCCGACCATCGTGATTTCTGGATACGCGGACGTTCCCAATGTGGTCAAAGCGGTCAAAGGGGGCGCGGTCGACTTCCTGGAAAAACCGTTTAACGATGAGCTGTTGCTGGAACGCGTGCAACAAGCAATCCGGCTGGATCAGCGACAACGTATGGAGGCAGTCCGCGCGTCAGCGACCGAAGCGCGGTTGCGATCGCTGACGCCGCGGGAAACTCAGGTGATGGAGCTACTCGTCGCCGGCCGCCGCACGAAACAAATCGCGTACGACCTCAGCATCAGCCCCAAAACGGCCGACATTCACCGCGCGCATGTGCTGGAAAAAATGAAGGTCGATACCGTCGTCGATCTCGTGCGATTGGTGCACGATCTACCCGACTGA
- the trpB gene encoding tryptophan synthase subunit beta produces MTTSTPATANVPDAQGRFGEFGRRFVPETLMQALEQLDQEYESAIRDASFKAELDDLLRHFVGRPNPLYFARRLTEHCGGARIFLKREDLNHTGAHKINNTLGQVLLTKRMGKTRVIAETGAGQHGVATATACALFGLPCVVYMGEEDVRRQKLNVFNMQTMGTEVRPVCSGSRTLRDAINEAMRDWMASVADTHYILGSVVGPHPFPRMVRDFQSVIGRETKQQCLEQIGRLPDEVIACVGGGSNSAGMFYPFVEDSDVQLTGVEPGGRGSNPGDHASTLSYGEKGVLHGSYSYVLQDADGQTDDVHSISAGLDYPGVGPEHSYWKDTGRVQYGPVSDDEALDAFGTLARLEGILPALESSHAIAQVIKTAGARKPDDVVVVCLSGRGDKDVYEVAQLMGKEL; encoded by the coding sequence ATGACCACGTCAACACCCGCCACCGCTAATGTTCCCGATGCCCAGGGGCGATTTGGCGAATTTGGCCGGCGATTTGTCCCAGAAACGTTGATGCAGGCTCTGGAGCAACTCGATCAGGAATACGAATCGGCCATCCGCGATGCCTCCTTCAAGGCTGAATTGGATGACTTGTTGCGGCACTTCGTCGGACGGCCCAATCCGCTGTATTTTGCCCGGCGGCTGACTGAGCATTGTGGCGGCGCGCGGATTTTCCTCAAACGCGAGGATTTGAATCACACCGGTGCCCACAAAATCAACAATACGCTTGGCCAAGTGTTGCTCACAAAGCGGATGGGCAAAACGCGGGTGATTGCCGAAACCGGTGCCGGCCAACATGGCGTCGCCACTGCCACCGCCTGTGCGCTGTTCGGTCTGCCTTGTGTGGTCTACATGGGCGAGGAGGATGTGCGGCGACAAAAATTGAACGTGTTCAATATGCAAACGATGGGGACCGAGGTTCGTCCGGTGTGCAGTGGGTCGCGCACACTTCGCGATGCCATTAACGAAGCGATGCGGGACTGGATGGCCAGTGTTGCAGACACGCATTATATCTTAGGCTCAGTTGTCGGTCCGCACCCGTTTCCCCGCATGGTCCGCGATTTCCAATCGGTCATCGGTCGCGAAACTAAACAGCAATGCCTCGAACAAATCGGTCGGCTCCCCGATGAGGTGATCGCCTGCGTGGGAGGTGGTTCTAACTCGGCGGGCATGTTTTATCCGTTTGTGGAAGACAGTGACGTCCAGTTAACCGGCGTGGAACCGGGGGGACGCGGATCCAATCCCGGCGATCATGCTTCAACGCTCAGCTACGGTGAAAAAGGGGTGTTGCACGGCAGTTACAGCTATGTGTTGCAGGATGCGGACGGACAAACCGACGACGTACATTCCATTTCCGCCGGACTAGATTATCCCGGCGTCGGTCCCGAACATAGTTATTGGAAAGATACAGGCCGCGTGCAATACGGCCCCGTCAGCGACGATGAAGCCCTGGACGCCTTCGGTACCTTGGCCCGCTTAGAAGGCATTCTCCCGGCGCTGGAAAGCTCGCATGCCATCGCACAAGTGATTAAAACAGCAGGAGCGCGCAAGCCGGATGACGTCGTCGTCGTCTGCCTCTCGGGTCGCGGTGACAAGGACGTCTATGAGGTGGCACAGTTGATGGGCAAAGAGCTGTAG